One segment of Armatimonadota bacterium DNA contains the following:
- a CDS encoding lysylphosphatidylglycerol synthase transmembrane domain-containing protein produces MRRRWIFWLLVFVFVGLVIARFDEVRHLAITLSHGHWGWVAAAAFGQLLFYVLYAAIYEVSFSAVGVHSRIFDLLPVVFVSIFVNVAVPTGGTSGMALFVDDASRRGQSPARTAAGLLLVLAADFSAFTVLLGLGLANLATLRDLSNYELAASSILLGIIAALALALFLGLWRPWLLLHTLQAVQKAVNGIGSRFKRANLLSEHWAADNAMEFAAASAAIAAHPVKLTKAFGISLLAHLVNFGSLYALFLAFYHPIPPGSLLSGYAIGNLFWIVSITPQGVGIVEGVMTLVFVTLAVPVGLAAIIVIAYRGLGFWLPMIAGFCLLHRIRSFKDIEYIQSDKHA; encoded by the coding sequence ATGAGGCGACGTTGGATATTCTGGCTGCTTGTCTTTGTTTTTGTCGGATTAGTAATCGCTCGCTTTGATGAAGTCCGCCACCTGGCTATCACACTCTCGCACGGGCACTGGGGATGGGTGGCGGCGGCGGCTTTCGGACAGTTGCTTTTTTACGTCCTTTACGCCGCCATATATGAAGTCTCATTTTCAGCCGTAGGTGTTCATTCACGTATATTCGATCTGCTGCCGGTAGTTTTTGTTTCTATCTTCGTCAATGTCGCGGTGCCTACCGGGGGAACAAGCGGGATGGCGCTCTTTGTCGATGACGCATCCCGCCGCGGCCAGTCACCTGCACGCACCGCTGCAGGTCTGCTTCTCGTGCTGGCGGCGGACTTTTCAGCATTCACCGTCCTGCTGGGCCTGGGGCTCGCCAACCTTGCCACTCTGCGCGATCTGAGTAACTATGAACTGGCCGCATCCAGCATTCTTCTCGGCATTATTGCCGCTTTGGCTCTTGCTCTGTTTCTCGGTCTTTGGCGGCCATGGCTGCTCCTGCATACGCTGCAGGCAGTTCAAAAAGCCGTGAACGGGATAGGCAGCCGGTTTAAGCGAGCTAATCTGCTGTCGGAACACTGGGCAGCGGATAATGCTATGGAATTCGCGGCTGCTTCCGCCGCCATAGCTGCACACCCGGTCAAGCTGACTAAAGCCTTCGGGATCTCTCTATTGGCTCACCTGGTTAATTTCGGCAGCCTGTATGCTCTGTTCCTTGCATTCTATCATCCGATACCCCCCGGCTCGCTCCTTTCGGGCTATGCAATCGGCAACCTTTTCTGGATAGTCTCGATCACGCCGCAGGGTGTCGGGATAGTGGAAGGCGTAATGACCCTGGTATTTGTCACGCTGGCCGTGCCTGTCGGGCTTGCCGCCATAATTGTGATCGCTTACCGCGGTCTGGGTTTCTGGCTGCCAATGATTGCCGGCTTCTGCCTGCTTCACCGTATCAGGTCATTCAAAGATATTGAATATATTCAGTCGGATAAACATGCATAA